Proteins co-encoded in one bacterium genomic window:
- the pepF gene encoding oligoendopeptidase F has protein sequence MTIAPEQERILTREEQAPENCWNLEALYATPEDWDKEFSQIDELLKPILALQGKLTSPAAVAETFKAEDALGRAIERLYSYAHHREDEDTGNSTNQGRSQRIMAKYTEVAAKTAWVRPEILTQSLETLKAWREDEALKPYQRSMDVLVRDKPHTLSNAEETLISTAGEVFRNPYNTFGYLTNADMTFPDVEDEKGKKRPLSQGRYITFLENRDRSVRERAFKTFYDTYIGFENTLASTLAGSVKLDNFNARVRHFDSALEAALHPDNVPVSLYDTLVDSVHEALPKFHKYLELRKQILGVDELNMWDVYVPIVPDFDIKVDWAEACQWVLEACEPLGKEYTDALKTAFTDRWIDVYENKGKRSGAYSGGCYDSFPYVLMNYQGTLDHVFTLAHELGHSMHSLLAHKTQPYRYADYTIFVAEIASTTNEALLLDYLLKKTDDPKFKAYLLNHRCEQFRGTVFRQTMFAEYERMIHEMDASGTPLTAENFSKSYYDLNAKFHGPLIKADDRISHEWSRIPHFYYNFYVYKYATGFCASQVFSQRILNNPEHRDMYLDFLRSGGSADPLDQVKKGGVDLTDRKVMTNAFESFGQSVKELSGLLLG, from the coding sequence ATGACTATTGCACCTGAACAAGAGCGGATTTTGACCCGCGAAGAACAGGCCCCCGAGAATTGCTGGAATCTCGAAGCGTTGTACGCCACACCGGAGGACTGGGATAAGGAGTTCTCCCAAATCGATGAACTTCTGAAGCCCATCCTGGCACTGCAGGGCAAGCTGACGTCCCCTGCTGCTGTGGCTGAGACTTTCAAGGCCGAGGATGCCCTGGGCCGCGCGATCGAGCGCCTTTACTCGTACGCCCACCATCGGGAAGACGAGGACACGGGCAACAGCACCAATCAGGGCCGCAGCCAACGCATCATGGCCAAGTACACCGAGGTGGCCGCCAAAACTGCATGGGTTCGCCCCGAGATTCTGACGCAGTCGCTTGAGACGCTAAAGGCCTGGCGCGAGGATGAGGCGTTGAAGCCCTATCAGCGCTCGATGGACGTCCTGGTACGCGACAAGCCGCACACCCTGTCGAATGCGGAAGAGACCCTGATCTCCACCGCCGGCGAAGTTTTCCGCAATCCGTACAATACTTTCGGCTATCTGACAAATGCGGACATGACTTTCCCGGATGTTGAGGACGAAAAGGGCAAGAAACGCCCCCTTTCCCAGGGCCGTTACATCACATTCCTGGAAAACCGCGATCGCAGCGTTCGCGAGCGCGCCTTCAAGACATTCTACGACACCTACATCGGCTTCGAGAACACCCTGGCCTCGACGCTGGCCGGTTCCGTGAAGCTGGACAACTTCAACGCGCGGGTGCGCCATTTCGACTCGGCCCTCGAGGCTGCGCTGCATCCGGACAATGTGCCCGTTTCGCTCTACGACACGCTCGTCGACTCGGTTCACGAGGCCCTGCCGAAGTTCCACAAGTACCTCGAGCTTCGGAAGCAGATTCTCGGCGTTGACGAACTAAACATGTGGGACGTGTACGTTCCGATCGTTCCGGACTTCGACATCAAGGTCGACTGGGCGGAAGCCTGCCAGTGGGTCCTCGAAGCCTGCGAGCCGCTCGGCAAGGAGTACACCGACGCCCTGAAGACGGCCTTCACGGATCGCTGGATCGACGTGTACGAGAACAAGGGCAAGCGCAGCGGCGCCTACTCGGGCGGCTGCTACGATTCCTTCCCGTATGTGCTGATGAACTACCAGGGAACGCTGGATCACGTGTTCACGCTGGCCCACGAGCTCGGACACTCGATGCACAGCCTGCTGGCCCACAAGACCCAGCCCTATCGCTACGCCGATTACACGATCTTCGTGGCGGAAATCGCCTCCACCACGAACGAGGCCCTGCTGCTGGACTACCTGCTGAAGAAGACTGACGATCCTAAGTTTAAGGCCTATCTGCTCAACCACCGCTGCGAGCAGTTCCGCGGCACCGTTTTCCGCCAGACCATGTTCGCCGAGTACGAGCGCATGATCCACGAGATGGATGCTTCCGGCACACCGTTGACGGCGGAGAACTTCAGCAAGTCGTACTACGACCTGAACGCGAAGTTCCACGGCCCGCTCATCAAGGCCGATGATCGGATCAGCCACGAGTGGTCGCGCATCCCGCACTTCTACTACAACTTCTACGTGTACAAGTACGCGACCGGATTCTGCGCCTCGCAGGTCTTCTCGCAGCGCATCCTGAACAACCCCGAGCATCGCGATATGTACCTGGACTTCCTGCGGTCCGGCGGCAGCGCCGATCCGCTCGACCAGGTCAAGAAGGGCGGCGTGGATCTGACCGATCGCAAGGTCATGACCAACGCCTTCGAGTCCTTCGGCCAGTCGGTGAAGGAACTGAGCGGATTGCTGCTGGGATAA
- a CDS encoding carboxypeptidase regulatory-like domain-containing protein — translation MKNQNFKYVVIALVVATLGLAVVAVIRSRGVEQPVAQLASNGSTDDGSDWRSGIKRPSSSGGSRGDSRDGNSGSSASEDRESGGQASTEDAGSSTEKAPGEESKTGPVIGGGSPLPGGGGGSGTGNGAGIALDKNGNPLPGQYRPDSKNDPSTIPTGDHRNSDWNDANDQGGSAEGDVGSEDDTEPTPTETPTDEQATLGGRVLRGESGVADAQLQLTADNYWKQVTSDSDGNYYFPPLNPGDYTLRLVYPAMPNPQRLISLGSGESNTSEDFVIPDLPPMYGQVVNDMTGEGVKSPSVSIWQGQKGLGEVLGDGDGNFELFPLDPGSYTAKVIANGFRPGDTSFEVSDNADYNDHIQIRLTPAVTLSGRVVDANGFAVSGALVALFSPGSVYGGTYSSQPFKTTGAGGDFLFSSLPEDGGNVRAGAYREGYVPAYSETIDPASSDGVVGDIVLPTGTKITGRVVTADATPIDYVLVEVIGGFSNTGGIYQRFNYQLPSNESTADGVFELSAIEPGSVTLRFTATDYVTKEEQYIVSGPTMDIGDVEMESSSEPKEGRLAGMIITDEGKGLPSQNVYIKCLDCSSSEEALQNSDSQGRFSFEEVTEGTYSIDISGSTFRGNLWVPLSQRYVGAQPGGESVVLLYDMSHSIKADLIDTNGDPIRRFQVGINVLDQSPSTVSGQKNEIRMRYESEMSTSEGVMTLPYLISGTANLTISVSGGGTEEISNVYIAPTESVIDLGQVVISQGGTVKGYVVAEEGGGSLQGVTVQALPPDGSSGSHPLNSLSFSTITGPTGEFELSGLPETTIDLQFRLSGRVATRRRGIPITPGETSDVAEVALPLAAIIEGKVTDSVSGNPISNVLINFNNWLVYSDREGKYRADMVPPGDIAMIAIHNIAGDSHEKFAAQFIAPAGETTIYDFEMVPQE, via the coding sequence ATGAAGAATCAGAACTTCAAGTACGTCGTTATCGCCCTGGTTGTGGCCACCCTCGGCCTTGCCGTGGTAGCGGTCATTCGCTCTCGCGGCGTAGAGCAGCCAGTCGCGCAATTGGCCTCGAACGGGAGCACCGATGATGGGTCCGACTGGCGATCCGGGATCAAGCGCCCGAGTTCATCGGGGGGCAGCCGGGGGGATTCTCGCGACGGTAACAGTGGCAGCTCGGCATCCGAAGACCGGGAGTCGGGTGGTCAAGCCTCGACGGAAGATGCGGGGAGTTCGACCGAGAAAGCACCTGGCGAAGAAAGCAAGACCGGCCCGGTAATCGGCGGCGGCTCTCCCCTGCCGGGAGGCGGAGGCGGATCCGGCACTGGCAATGGCGCTGGGATTGCTCTGGACAAGAACGGGAATCCGCTGCCCGGGCAGTATCGCCCCGACAGCAAGAACGATCCATCCACGATTCCGACCGGAGATCACAGAAACTCCGACTGGAACGATGCGAATGATCAGGGTGGTAGCGCCGAAGGCGATGTTGGTTCGGAAGACGACACGGAACCGACGCCGACGGAGACTCCGACGGATGAGCAAGCGACTCTCGGCGGGCGTGTACTGCGGGGGGAATCCGGCGTCGCCGATGCGCAGTTACAACTGACGGCGGACAACTACTGGAAGCAAGTCACGAGCGATTCGGACGGGAATTACTACTTCCCGCCGCTGAACCCGGGCGATTACACGCTGCGCCTGGTCTACCCGGCGATGCCGAATCCGCAGCGACTCATTTCGCTGGGATCGGGTGAGTCAAATACGAGCGAAGATTTCGTCATCCCGGACCTGCCGCCGATGTACGGTCAGGTCGTCAACGACATGACCGGCGAGGGTGTGAAGAGTCCCTCGGTTTCAATTTGGCAAGGACAGAAGGGCTTGGGCGAGGTCCTTGGCGACGGGGATGGGAACTTCGAGCTATTTCCGCTCGATCCCGGCAGCTATACCGCGAAAGTCATCGCCAATGGATTCCGCCCGGGCGACACGTCTTTCGAGGTTTCTGATAACGCAGACTACAACGATCACATCCAGATTCGTCTGACTCCGGCCGTGACTCTTTCCGGACGAGTCGTCGATGCGAACGGGTTCGCTGTGAGTGGCGCCCTTGTTGCTCTCTTCAGTCCCGGATCTGTCTATGGGGGAACGTACTCTTCGCAGCCTTTCAAGACAACCGGAGCCGGCGGTGATTTCCTGTTCAGTTCGCTGCCGGAGGACGGCGGCAATGTTCGCGCAGGCGCCTATCGCGAAGGATACGTCCCGGCTTACAGCGAAACGATCGATCCCGCCAGTTCCGATGGCGTTGTGGGCGATATTGTCCTGCCGACGGGCACAAAGATCACGGGCCGTGTTGTTACGGCCGATGCGACGCCGATCGATTACGTTCTTGTCGAGGTCATTGGCGGCTTCAGCAACACGGGCGGCATCTATCAGCGCTTCAACTATCAGCTTCCCTCGAATGAATCGACGGCGGACGGCGTGTTTGAACTCTCCGCGATCGAACCTGGCTCGGTCACATTGCGCTTCACGGCTACTGATTACGTTACGAAGGAAGAGCAGTACATCGTTTCCGGCCCGACGATGGATATCGGCGACGTGGAAATGGAGAGTTCCAGTGAGCCTAAGGAAGGTCGCCTGGCGGGTATGATCATCACCGATGAAGGCAAGGGTCTGCCGAGCCAGAACGTCTACATCAAGTGCCTCGATTGTTCCTCGTCTGAGGAAGCGTTGCAGAACTCCGACAGCCAGGGACGATTCAGTTTCGAGGAAGTGACGGAGGGAACGTACTCGATCGACATCAGCGGCTCGACATTCCGAGGGAACCTTTGGGTGCCGCTCAGTCAACGATACGTTGGTGCGCAGCCGGGCGGCGAAAGCGTCGTGTTACTCTACGACATGAGTCACTCCATCAAAGCCGATCTCATCGATACAAATGGCGATCCGATCCGTCGATTCCAGGTGGGAATCAATGTGCTCGACCAATCGCCGTCCACGGTCAGCGGACAGAAGAATGAGATCCGGATGCGCTACGAATCCGAGATGAGCACCTCAGAAGGCGTGATGACGTTGCCCTACCTGATCTCCGGAACGGCGAACCTGACAATCAGCGTCTCCGGTGGTGGCACCGAGGAGATCTCGAACGTCTATATCGCCCCGACGGAATCGGTGATTGACCTGGGACAGGTTGTGATTTCGCAGGGCGGGACAGTAAAGGGCTACGTCGTGGCGGAAGAAGGCGGCGGTTCGTTGCAGGGCGTCACGGTTCAGGCCCTGCCACCAGACGGATCGTCGGGCAGCCATCCGCTGAATTCGCTGTCCTTCTCCACAATCACGGGACCGACCGGAGAGTTCGAGCTATCCGGTCTGCCGGAGACGACGATCGATCTGCAGTTCCGACTGTCCGGCCGAGTAGCGACTCGCCGGCGCGGAATCCCCATCACACCGGGGGAAACGTCGGACGTTGCGGAGGTCGCGCTGCCGCTCGCTGCGATCATCGAGGGCAAAGTGACCGACTCCGTTTCGGGGAATCCGATCTCCAATGTGCTGATTAACTTCAATAATTGGTTGGTTTACAGCGACCGCGAAGGTAAGTATCGGGCCGATATGGTGCCGCCGGGGGACATCGCGATGATCGCGATTCACAACATTGCCGGCGATTCGCACGAGAAATTCGCCGCGCAGTTCATTGCTCCGGCAGGCGAAACAACGATCTACGATTTTGAGATGGTGCCCCAGGAGTAG
- a CDS encoding diguanylate cyclase, with translation MNESSEMIRKLDSEEEFRLHESILLAHDYASLMEQMGRAIEEAIGSSLPILRLTLSHPTNSRVRIQLAQKRGIVSVDRPHPVTDTDPHPEFLLGVPTLVGAKAEILEGDKKWKAPKSIPDNSLLIPLEEGGETCGVLHAELVPEQVEPLRKGWDRLGRIARAARKVITVCHEFERVRFERNDMQEIFEATTYLQGTESAESLAQAAAEVMVERLGADRSVILWFDKRASKLVGIASHNCDELHRVIEVPILEDAGILAETFRQASAQWVTEISERDPIPRSDQAPARPRFHALCLPLIVGNHPKGVIYADHRENRAQITLQRLIFLQLFANNIGATIEAARLIEEIGRLADQDGLTGLANRRAFDVTVRREVLRAARYDQPLSILMIDIDRFKHMNDTYGHLAGDQAIIATAHVLQEAIRETDFVARYGGDEFVVLMPNTDATQAGIVKERIIEVARKRAELLDREKWHYSLSCGLRSARGQEAEQLLESADKALYAQKEAQVRRSLLQTLVITPPEELHNWNHYLSKILRVLYEKEPHYHSHALRVMNLCVSVASRAGWERDEVECVALAALLHDVGKISIPGSILSRPGPLSSREYKLVQAHTKVGMDLLKEVHYMGETVNLVGSHHERWDGNTKCEFPAYPGELAGEDIPRGARLLKLCDSYDAMTSPRPYSTPISSEAAVAIIREEAGRSFDPGIVEFLAQWVEDCESRPLVPVRHS, from the coding sequence ATGAACGAGTCGTCTGAAATGATCCGGAAGCTGGATTCGGAAGAGGAGTTTCGTCTTCACGAAAGCATCCTCCTGGCTCACGATTATGCCTCGCTGATGGAGCAGATGGGGCGCGCGATCGAAGAGGCCATTGGCTCGTCGTTGCCGATTCTTCGCCTGACGCTCTCCCATCCGACGAACAGCCGTGTGCGGATTCAACTGGCGCAGAAGCGTGGTATTGTCAGCGTCGATCGGCCGCATCCGGTGACAGATACGGACCCGCATCCGGAGTTTCTCCTGGGGGTCCCAACGCTCGTCGGTGCCAAGGCCGAGATTCTGGAAGGCGACAAGAAGTGGAAGGCTCCAAAGTCGATTCCCGACAATAGCCTGCTGATTCCGCTCGAAGAAGGTGGCGAGACGTGCGGCGTCCTGCATGCGGAACTTGTCCCCGAACAAGTCGAGCCTTTGCGCAAGGGCTGGGACCGGCTTGGTCGAATCGCACGCGCAGCGCGAAAAGTCATCACGGTCTGTCACGAGTTCGAGCGCGTGCGCTTTGAACGCAACGACATGCAGGAGATCTTCGAGGCCACGACGTACTTGCAGGGGACGGAGTCGGCGGAATCCCTCGCGCAAGCCGCCGCGGAGGTGATGGTCGAGCGGTTGGGTGCGGATCGTTCAGTCATCTTGTGGTTCGACAAGCGCGCAAGCAAGTTGGTGGGAATTGCCTCACATAACTGCGATGAGTTGCATCGCGTGATTGAAGTACCGATCCTGGAGGATGCTGGAATCCTGGCAGAGACATTCCGCCAGGCCAGTGCGCAATGGGTGACGGAGATTTCCGAGCGCGATCCGATTCCGCGCAGCGATCAGGCCCCGGCGCGGCCGCGCTTTCACGCGCTTTGCCTGCCGCTGATCGTCGGCAATCACCCCAAGGGGGTCATCTACGCCGACCACAGAGAAAACCGCGCGCAGATCACTCTGCAGCGCCTGATCTTCCTGCAGCTTTTCGCGAATAACATTGGCGCCACGATCGAAGCCGCACGCCTGATCGAAGAAATCGGACGTCTTGCAGATCAGGATGGTCTGACAGGCCTCGCAAATCGTCGCGCGTTTGACGTGACCGTTCGACGAGAGGTTCTGCGTGCAGCGCGTTACGACCAGCCGCTCTCGATTCTGATGATCGATATCGATCGCTTCAAACACATGAACGACACATACGGCCACCTGGCCGGCGACCAGGCAATCATCGCCACGGCCCACGTGCTGCAGGAAGCAATCCGCGAGACGGACTTCGTCGCTCGTTATGGCGGCGACGAGTTTGTCGTCCTGATGCCGAATACGGATGCAACGCAGGCCGGTATTGTCAAGGAACGCATTATCGAAGTCGCCCGCAAGCGCGCCGAGCTTCTCGATCGCGAGAAGTGGCACTACAGCCTGTCGTGCGGTCTGCGCTCTGCGCGTGGACAAGAAGCGGAGCAGTTGCTCGAGAGTGCTGACAAGGCGCTCTATGCGCAAAAGGAAGCGCAGGTTCGTCGCTCGCTGCTGCAGACGTTGGTGATCACGCCGCCCGAAGAGCTGCATAACTGGAATCACTATCTCAGCAAGATCCTGCGCGTGCTCTACGAGAAGGAGCCGCATTATCATTCGCATGCGCTCCGCGTGATGAATCTCTGCGTGTCCGTTGCAAGTCGTGCCGGCTGGGAACGCGACGAGGTTGAGTGCGTTGCGCTGGCGGCGTTGCTGCACGATGTCGGAAAGATCTCGATTCCGGGCTCCATCCTGTCACGTCCCGGTCCGCTCTCGTCCCGCGAGTACAAACTCGTACAAGCCCACACAAAAGTCGGCATGGACTTGCTGAAGGAAGTGCACTACATGGGCGAAACGGTGAACCTGGTGGGCTCGCACCATGAACGCTGGGACGGCAACACGAAGTGCGAATTCCCTGCCTATCCTGGCGAGTTGGCCGGTGAGGACATTCCGCGCGGGGCGCGCTTGCTGAAGCTGTGCGACAGTTACGATGCGATGACCTCGCCGCGTCCGTACTCGACACCGATCTCTTCAGAGGCCGCCGTCGCCATCATCCGCGAAGAGGCCGGTCGCTCCTTCGATCCGGGAATTGTCGAGTTTCTAGCACAATGGGTTGAAGATTGCGAATCGCGCCCACTTGTTCCGGTTCGTCACTCATGA
- a CDS encoding TIGR02757 family protein yields the protein MTLHDKLEDLYHRFHRPEFLDRDPLGVAHRYDDPADQEVAALIAASFAFGNVTAILRTLDRILKPLGAHPAKAIADRQPADWRNAYRGFVYRWVHAKDLRVYLAWIGCALREHGSLGNLWRALDENEPNVLPTMERWVDALRSTDTGRLQPRRRVLERTGGNHSELPSGAHMLLTSPAGKSGCKRINLFLRWVCRPADGVDLGLWDVSMKRLVMPVDTHILRVSQTVLGITTRPNADLKTALEITDAFARISPDDPCRYDFALTRPGILKLTEEEFG from the coding sequence ATGACTCTGCACGACAAGCTCGAAGATCTCTACCATCGATTCCACAGACCAGAGTTCCTCGATCGCGATCCACTCGGCGTCGCGCATCGGTACGATGATCCTGCAGACCAGGAGGTCGCCGCATTGATCGCAGCGTCGTTCGCGTTCGGCAATGTGACAGCGATCCTCCGCACGCTCGATCGCATTCTCAAACCGCTCGGAGCGCATCCGGCGAAGGCGATTGCCGACCGCCAGCCGGCGGATTGGCGGAATGCTTATCGCGGATTCGTCTACCGCTGGGTTCATGCAAAAGACTTGCGGGTCTACCTGGCGTGGATCGGATGTGCGCTGCGTGAGCACGGTTCACTCGGCAACCTTTGGCGGGCACTCGATGAGAACGAGCCGAACGTTCTTCCCACGATGGAGCGCTGGGTCGATGCATTGCGATCGACAGACACGGGCAGACTGCAACCAAGACGCCGGGTGTTGGAGCGCACAGGCGGCAACCACTCGGAACTCCCCTCGGGCGCGCACATGCTGCTGACCTCCCCCGCCGGGAAGAGCGGCTGCAAGCGCATCAACCTGTTCCTGCGCTGGGTGTGCCGCCCGGCAGACGGTGTCGACCTGGGATTGTGGGATGTGTCGATGAAGCGGCTCGTCATGCCGGTAGATACGCATATCTTGCGCGTGTCCCAGACGGTCCTGGGAATCACGACACGGCCCAACGCGGATCTGAAGACGGCTTTGGAAATTACGGACGCGTTCGCGCGCATCTCGCCGGATGATCCCTGCCGCTACGATTTCGCGCTGACGCGACCGGGAATCTTAAAGCTGACGGAAGAAGAATTCGGCTAG
- a CDS encoding valine--tRNA ligase — translation MPKHYQPQETEARWGAFWEENRFFHADPKAEGEPYCIVIPPPNVTGVLHMGHGLDETIQDTLMRFERMRGKNAVWVPGTDHAGIATQHVVVEKLRREGKEPFEMGRDAFVEEVWKWKKDHGDRIVNQLRRLGCSCDWDREAFTLDDTRARAVRVAFKRLYDRGLIFRGEYLVNWDPVQKTALSDDEVEYEDEKGHLWHLQYPLEDGSGHVTVATTRPETMLGDTAVAVNPTDERWTGLIGKNVRLPLVDRLIPVIADDFVKKDFGSGVVKITPGHDPNDFLCGQRHNLEMINVMTDDARINENGGKYEGLDRYEAREAIVRDFKELGLLEKIEEHDHRIGRGYRSKSVIEPRLSKQWFVKIKPLAEKALAAVQQKDIRIIPAHPYEDIYTNWMTNVRDWCISRQLWWGHRIPIWYRKDDPSVVVCYDGEGDPPEVAAEPDAWEQESDVLDTWFSSALWPAAVLGWPEETDDLKKWHPTNVLVTGHDILFFWVARMIMFGLELIGERPFRDVYMHGLIFGKTFYEKKGSDYKLIPPMEAREMEASGNLPKNVLAKWEKMSKSKGNVIDPINVIEEFGTDALRLTVGAYAALGRNIDLDWTRFEGYRNFVNKLWNASRFVMMVTEPLTGDEFRGGVPKEHLRVEDRWILSQLAQTIAGATKHLEDYEFDRYVATLYDFVWRNYCDWYLELVKARVYGDDPDTACAARIVLVTVLEHICRLLHPVMPFATEEIWHILRQRLTGSEADELAPAAPGRSVETLGFPDTFESLALAVGAWPVNHDQAVDAEADATIQLLQEAIGAIRNIRGEMRIPPEMKVEVLIEHRDAVARRRLELGAPAIRQLASVSECTIGETVEHPEFASTFVSGDLTILVKLPQELVEQERQRLEKELAFSEKGLIACRNKLGNEKFTSKAPADVVQKERDRLAKLEADVDAMRSKLESLQA, via the coding sequence TTGCCGAAACATTACCAGCCTCAGGAAACCGAAGCCCGTTGGGGCGCGTTCTGGGAGGAGAATCGCTTCTTCCACGCCGACCCGAAGGCCGAAGGCGAGCCCTACTGCATCGTTATCCCGCCGCCGAATGTGACGGGTGTATTGCACATGGGCCACGGGCTGGACGAGACGATCCAGGACACCCTGATGCGTTTCGAGCGCATGCGAGGCAAGAATGCCGTCTGGGTTCCCGGGACGGATCACGCGGGCATCGCGACGCAGCACGTCGTCGTCGAGAAGCTCCGTCGCGAAGGCAAAGAGCCCTTCGAGATGGGCCGTGACGCCTTTGTCGAGGAAGTCTGGAAGTGGAAGAAAGACCACGGCGATCGAATCGTGAATCAGCTCCGCCGCCTGGGGTGTTCATGCGATTGGGACCGCGAAGCGTTCACGCTGGACGACACGCGTGCGCGTGCGGTGCGCGTTGCCTTCAAGCGCCTCTACGATCGCGGGCTGATTTTCCGCGGCGAGTACCTTGTGAACTGGGATCCCGTTCAGAAGACGGCGCTCTCCGACGACGAAGTGGAATACGAAGACGAGAAGGGCCATCTGTGGCACCTGCAGTATCCGCTCGAGGATGGTAGCGGTCATGTGACCGTTGCGACGACGCGCCCGGAAACGATGCTTGGCGACACGGCCGTGGCGGTGAATCCGACCGATGAACGTTGGACGGGCCTGATCGGCAAGAACGTGCGACTGCCGTTAGTAGATCGCCTGATTCCGGTCATTGCCGATGATTTCGTGAAGAAAGACTTCGGCTCCGGCGTCGTGAAGATCACACCGGGCCACGATCCGAACGACTTCCTATGTGGCCAGCGCCACAATCTTGAAATGATCAACGTCATGACCGATGATGCGCGCATCAACGAGAATGGCGGGAAGTACGAAGGGCTGGATCGCTACGAAGCGCGCGAAGCGATCGTGCGCGACTTCAAGGAACTCGGGTTGCTGGAGAAGATCGAAGAGCACGATCATCGCATCGGTCGCGGCTATCGCAGCAAATCCGTCATCGAACCGCGCCTTTCCAAGCAGTGGTTCGTGAAGATCAAGCCGCTGGCAGAAAAAGCCCTCGCTGCTGTTCAGCAGAAGGACATTCGCATCATCCCCGCGCACCCCTACGAGGACATTTATACGAACTGGATGACCAACGTGCGCGACTGGTGTATCAGTCGCCAGTTGTGGTGGGGGCACCGCATTCCGATCTGGTATCGCAAGGACGATCCCTCCGTCGTCGTGTGTTACGATGGCGAAGGCGATCCGCCCGAGGTCGCGGCCGAGCCGGATGCCTGGGAACAGGAATCCGACGTGCTCGATACGTGGTTCTCATCGGCGCTTTGGCCGGCAGCGGTTCTTGGTTGGCCAGAGGAAACCGACGATCTGAAGAAGTGGCATCCGACGAACGTTCTGGTCACTGGCCACGACATTCTCTTCTTCTGGGTCGCGCGCATGATCATGTTTGGCCTCGAACTGATCGGCGAGCGCCCGTTCCGCGACGTCTACATGCACGGGCTGATTTTCGGGAAGACATTCTACGAGAAGAAGGGCAGCGATTATAAGCTGATCCCGCCGATGGAAGCGCGCGAGATGGAGGCCAGCGGCAATCTGCCGAAGAATGTGTTGGCCAAGTGGGAGAAGATGTCGAAGTCGAAAGGCAATGTCATCGATCCGATCAACGTGATCGAGGAATTTGGAACCGATGCGCTGCGACTGACCGTGGGCGCTTATGCAGCGCTCGGTCGCAACATCGACCTGGATTGGACGCGCTTCGAAGGCTATCGCAACTTCGTGAACAAGCTCTGGAATGCGTCGCGTTTCGTGATGATGGTGACGGAGCCGTTGACCGGCGACGAATTCCGCGGCGGCGTGCCAAAGGAGCACCTGCGCGTCGAGGACCGCTGGATCCTCAGTCAGCTTGCGCAGACCATTGCCGGCGCCACAAAGCACCTGGAGGACTACGAGTTCGATCGCTACGTCGCGACGCTGTACGATTTCGTCTGGCGGAATTACTGCGACTGGTACCTGGAACTTGTGAAGGCGCGCGTGTACGGCGACGATCCGGATACCGCGTGTGCGGCGCGGATCGTTCTGGTAACCGTGCTGGAGCACATCTGCCGCCTTCTGCATCCCGTGATGCCGTTTGCGACGGAGGAAATCTGGCATATCCTGCGTCAGCGCTTGACCGGCAGCGAGGCCGACGAGTTGGCACCTGCAGCCCCGGGACGTTCCGTCGAGACGCTCGGCTTCCCGGATACGTTTGAATCCCTCGCCCTGGCCGTTGGCGCCTGGCCCGTGAATCACGACCAGGCCGTGGACGCGGAGGCGGATGCCACGATCCAACTGCTGCAGGAGGCCATTGGGGCCATCCGGAATATCCGCGGCGAGATGCGTATCCCGCCGGAAATGAAGGTCGAAGTTCTGATCGAGCACCGCGACGCCGTGGCCCGCCGGCGCCTGGAGCTTGGCGCGCCGGCCATCCGCCAACTGGCTTCCGTCAGCGAATGCACGATCGGCGAAACAGTCGAGCATCCCGAATTTGCCTCGACCTTCGTCAGCGGCGACCTCACAATTCTCGTGAAGCTGCCGCAGGAGCTTGTCGAGCAGGAGCGCCAGCGCCTGGAGAAGGAACTCGCCTTCTCCGAGAAGGGCTTGATCGCCTGTCGTAACAAGCTCGGGAACGAAAAGTTCACCTCGAAGGCACCCGCCGACGTGGTTCAGAAGGAACGCGACCGGCTGGCGAAGCTCGAGGCCGACGTCGACGCAATGAGAAGCAAGCTGGAATCGCTGCAGGCCTGA